In uncultured Bacteroides sp., the following proteins share a genomic window:
- a CDS encoding DUF4491 family protein, with translation MTDFLNSYHLTGLVIGICTFLIIGLFHPVVVKAEYYWGTKCWWIFLLLGIAGVIASFSTEDVFISSLLGVFAFSSFWTIKEVFEQEERVKKGWFPKNPKRTYKF, from the coding sequence ATGACTGATTTTTTAAACTCTTACCACCTCACAGGACTTGTTATTGGCATCTGTACTTTTCTCATTATAGGGCTCTTTCACCCTGTTGTGGTTAAAGCAGAATATTACTGGGGAACAAAATGCTGGTGGATTTTCCTGTTATTAGGGATAGCAGGCGTTATAGCCTCATTCTCTACAGAAGATGTATTCATCTCTTCTTTATTAGGAGTATTTGCTTTCTCATCTTTCTGGACTATCAAAGAGGTTTTTGAGCAGGAAGAAAGGGTAAAAAAAGGATGGTTTCCGAAGAACCCAAAACGAACATATAAATTCTAA
- a CDS encoding rubredoxin: MKKYICPVCDYIYDPEMGDPDGGIEPGTTFEDLPDDWSCPVCGVGKANFEPME, translated from the coding sequence ATGAAAAAGTACATTTGTCCTGTTTGTGATTACATTTACGATCCTGAAATGGGTGATCCTGATGGTGGAATAGAACCGGGTACTACATTTGAAGATCTTCCGGATGATTGGTCTTGTCCGGTTTGTGGTGTAGGGAAAGCAAATTTTGAACCGATGGAATAG
- a CDS encoding nucleoside kinase translates to MIETVRIYCQNNGAYKDFPIGSSLFQIFKGFNLDFPYPVVSAKVNNRTEGLNFRVYNNKDIEFLDIRDLSGMRTYVRSLCFVLCKAVDEVFPHGKIRLEHPVSKGYFCNLLIGRPITTDDVARIKKRMQEIISENIPYHRVECHISEAVKLFTEHNMMDKVKLLETSGSLYTYYYTLGDHIDYYYGSLLPRTGDIKLFDVVKYYGGLLLRIPSKENPDVLEEVVKQEKMLDVFKEYLKWSDIMDMNNVGDFNVACNEGNATDIINVAEALQEKKIARIADTIFERGENGGKVKLVLISGPSSSGKTTFCKRLSVQLMTNGLKPYSISLDNYFVDREETPLDEKGNYDYESLYALDLKLFNTHLQALLRGEEVEIPTFNFAMGRKEFRGDKLKIDENTILILEGIHALNPELTPLIPPEKKFKIYVSALTTISLDDHNWIPTTDNRLLRRIIRDNNYRGYSARETISRWPSVRAGEDKWIFPYQENADVMFNSALLFELAVLRLYVEPILTGVPRNCPEYAEAYRLLKFIKYFVPIQDKEIPPTSLLREFLGGSSFKY, encoded by the coding sequence ATGATAGAAACTGTACGAATATATTGCCAGAATAATGGTGCCTATAAAGATTTTCCAATTGGAAGCTCTCTTTTCCAGATCTTTAAAGGGTTTAATCTTGATTTCCCTTATCCGGTAGTAAGTGCCAAAGTGAATAATCGGACAGAAGGGTTAAACTTTCGTGTTTATAATAATAAAGATATTGAATTCCTGGACATAAGAGATTTGTCGGGTATGCGAACTTATGTTCGTTCATTGTGCTTTGTTTTATGCAAGGCTGTAGATGAAGTCTTTCCACATGGAAAAATCCGTCTTGAGCACCCTGTTTCAAAAGGCTATTTTTGTAACCTTCTTATTGGACGCCCCATCACAACTGACGATGTGGCTCGAATAAAAAAAAGGATGCAGGAAATTATAAGTGAAAATATCCCTTATCATCGGGTTGAATGCCATATTTCGGAGGCTGTCAAATTGTTTACTGAGCACAATATGATGGATAAAGTCAAGCTACTTGAAACATCAGGTTCACTATATACTTATTATTATACACTCGGTGATCATATTGATTATTACTATGGAAGTCTGCTCCCTCGTACCGGCGATATTAAATTATTTGATGTAGTAAAGTACTATGGTGGGTTGCTTCTTCGTATTCCCAGTAAGGAAAATCCCGATGTACTGGAGGAGGTAGTAAAGCAAGAAAAGATGCTCGATGTTTTCAAAGAGTATTTAAAATGGAGCGACATTATGGATATGAATAATGTGGGCGATTTTAATGTGGCCTGCAATGAAGGAAATGCTACTGATATTATTAATGTGGCGGAAGCTCTGCAGGAGAAGAAGATAGCCAGAATAGCCGATACCATTTTTGAACGTGGAGAGAACGGTGGTAAGGTGAAGCTTGTGTTAATCTCGGGTCCTTCTTCTTCGGGTAAAACAACATTCTGTAAACGCCTTTCTGTTCAGTTAATGACAAATGGTCTAAAGCCTTACTCCATTTCGCTTGATAATTATTTTGTGGACAGAGAAGAAACACCGTTGGATGAAAAAGGTAATTATGACTATGAGTCTCTTTATGCCCTTGATCTGAAGCTTTTTAATACTCATTTGCAAGCATTGCTCAGAGGAGAAGAAGTAGAGATTCCAACGTTCAATTTTGCCATGGGGCGGAAAGAGTTTCGAGGCGATAAGCTTAAGATTGATGAAAATACGATTCTGATATTAGAGGGCATTCATGCACTAAATCCTGAACTAACGCCACTGATTCCACCTGAAAAGAAATTTAAGATTTATGTTTCAGCGTTGACAACTATCTCACTGGATGATCATAACTGGATACCAACCACAGACAATCGTTTGCTCCGTCGTATTATCCGTGATAATAATTATCGGGGATACTCTGCCCGGGAAACTATTTCACGCTGGCCAAGTGTGCGGGCAGGTGAAGATAAATGGATTTTCCCTTATCAGGAGAATGCAGATGTCATGTTTAATTCTGCCTTGCTATTTGAACTGGCTGTGTTGCGGCTCTATGTAGAGCCCATATTAACGGGAGTTCCCCGAAACTGTCCGGAATATGCAGAAGCTTATCGGTTGTTGAAGTTCATTAAATATTTTGTACCTATACAGGATAAAGAGATCCCTCCTACTTCCCTTTTAAGAGAGTTTCTTGGAGGCAGTAGTTTTAAGTATTAA
- the rpoN gene encoding RNA polymerase factor sigma-54 produces MAQGSHQIQSQQQVQTLSPQQIQVVKLLELPAVELEDRVRAEILENPALEEGGDEGAAEDNLEKNNLDEDSSGDSSEDYSLGDYLTEDDIPDYKLQESSRSREGRAEDIPFSEVTSFYEILKEQLGELNLTEWQQELAEYLIGSLDDDGLLRKSLYNISDELAIYAGVDASEAKLEEVLKIIQDFDPAGIGARSLQECLLIQIKRKDDSPIKQTEISIIEKCYDDFTRKHWDKIMQRLNLSEERFNEALHEITKLNPRPGSSLGETIGRNLQQIVPDFIVDTYDDGTITLNLNNRNVPELRMNRNFMDMLEEHTKNKANQSKESKNAMLFLKQKIDAAQGFIEAVKQRQNTLVTTMQAIIDLQHSFFLEGDESLLKPMILKDVADRTGLDISTISRVSNSKYVQTNYGIFSLKYFFGEGFTTGDGEEMSSREIRRILKEHIENEDKKKPLTDDELTDILNKEGFPIARRTVAKYRQQLNIPVARLRK; encoded by the coding sequence ATGGCGCAAGGTTCTCATCAGATACAGTCACAACAACAGGTTCAGACACTTTCTCCACAGCAAATTCAGGTCGTTAAATTGCTTGAATTGCCAGCGGTGGAACTGGAAGATCGTGTTCGTGCCGAAATTCTGGAAAATCCGGCTCTCGAAGAAGGGGGAGACGAAGGCGCTGCTGAGGATAATTTAGAGAAGAATAACCTGGACGAAGACTCTTCTGGTGATTCAAGCGAGGATTATTCCTTGGGCGATTACCTTACAGAAGATGACATCCCCGACTATAAACTTCAGGAAAGCAGTCGTTCCAGAGAGGGACGAGCTGAAGATATTCCTTTTTCCGAGGTTACCTCTTTTTATGAGATTCTTAAAGAACAGCTGGGTGAACTTAATTTGACTGAATGGCAGCAAGAATTGGCCGAATATCTTATTGGCTCTCTTGATGATGATGGACTGTTAAGAAAAAGCCTGTATAACATCTCCGATGAACTGGCTATTTATGCCGGCGTTGACGCAAGTGAGGCGAAACTGGAAGAAGTGCTTAAAATTATACAGGACTTTGATCCTGCAGGAATTGGTGCCCGGTCTTTACAGGAATGCCTGCTTATACAGATAAAACGGAAGGATGACTCTCCTATAAAGCAAACCGAAATAAGTATCATAGAAAAGTGTTATGATGATTTTACCCGCAAACATTGGGATAAGATTATGCAACGGCTCAACCTTTCAGAAGAAAGGTTCAATGAAGCACTTCACGAAATAACCAAACTGAATCCTCGTCCGGGTAGTTCTCTGGGAGAAACTATCGGAAGAAATCTCCAGCAGATTGTTCCTGATTTTATTGTGGATACCTATGATGATGGAACAATCACTTTGAACCTCAATAACAGAAATGTACCGGAATTACGCATGAACCGTAATTTTATGGATATGCTTGAGGAGCATACAAAGAACAAGGCAAATCAATCGAAGGAATCTAAAAATGCCATGCTTTTCCTGAAACAAAAGATTGATGCTGCTCAGGGATTTATTGAAGCAGTAAAACAAAGACAAAATACTCTTGTTACAACGATGCAGGCCATCATTGATCTGCAGCACTCGTTTTTCCTTGAAGGAGACGAATCATTGTTAAAACCAATGATCCTGAAAGATGTGGCCGACCGTACCGGTCTGGATATCTCAACCATCTCTCGCGTTAGTAACAGTAAATATGTTCAAACTAACTATGGAATATTCTCTCTTAAATATTTCTTTGGCGAAGGCTTTACAACGGGCGACGGCGAGGAAATGTCGTCCAGAGAGATCAGACGGATATTGAAGGAGCATATAGAAAACGAAGATAAGAAGAAACCTTTAACAGACGATGAATTGACAGATATTCTGAACAAGGAAGGTTTCCCAATTGCCCGACGGACCGTTGCCAAATACAGGCAACAGCTGAATATTCCTGTGGCAAGACTTAGAAAGTGA
- a CDS encoding 4-hydroxy-3-methylbut-2-en-1-yl diphosphate synthase, whose protein sequence is MDYFNYSRRKSSVVNIGGTPLGGENPIRIQSMTNTSTQDTEASVAQAKRIVDAGGEYVRLTTQGIKEAENLMNINVALRQSGYMVPLVADVHFNPKVADVAACYAEKVRINPGNYVDAARTFKKFEYTDEEYAQELQKIRERFVPFLNICKENYTAIRIGVNHGSLSDRIMSRYGDTPEGIVESCMEFLRICVEENFTAVVISIKASNTVVMVRTVRLLVATMEKEGMNFPLHLGVTEAGDGEDGRIKSALGIGALLSDGIGDTIRVSLSEDPECEIPVARKLVDYVANRADHLYIPGVEAEGFNYLSPVRRKTFAVKNIGGENLPVVIADRMNGKTDYDPQFTPDYIYAGRELPQHLLPGVGYILDGDVWDRRENTYPAFNFNSIEELKKSDSSLNFLFLPYMALTEELAEDLKTMDNVVIISQSNHQNRLGEHRSLVHQLMSAGCENPVVFFQYYTENEAEDLQIKSAADMGALIFDGFCDGLFIFNQGSISHTIVDATSFGILQAGRIRTSKTEYISCPGCGRTLFDLQSTIARVKAATNHLTGLKIGVMGCIVNGPGEMADADYGYVGAGRGKVSLYKKKECIEKNIPEEEAVEKLIELIKANGDYMEKE, encoded by the coding sequence ATGGACTATTTTAATTATTCCCGTCGTAAATCATCAGTTGTAAATATCGGAGGAACTCCGCTGGGAGGAGAGAATCCTATCCGCATACAATCCATGACAAATACTTCCACACAGGATACCGAAGCTAGTGTGGCTCAGGCAAAAAGAATTGTTGATGCCGGAGGAGAATATGTGCGTCTCACCACTCAGGGAATCAAAGAAGCGGAAAATTTAATGAATATAAATGTTGCGCTTCGACAATCCGGATACATGGTTCCTTTGGTTGCCGATGTTCACTTCAATCCTAAAGTAGCCGATGTGGCAGCCTGTTATGCCGAGAAAGTAAGAATCAACCCCGGCAATTACGTTGATGCCGCTCGTACTTTCAAGAAGTTTGAGTATACCGACGAAGAATATGCTCAGGAACTACAGAAAATTCGTGAGCGTTTTGTTCCTTTTCTGAATATCTGCAAAGAAAATTATACCGCAATTCGTATTGGCGTAAACCATGGATCACTATCCGATCGTATAATGAGCCGATATGGCGATACGCCGGAGGGAATCGTTGAATCGTGCATGGAATTTCTGCGCATTTGTGTGGAGGAGAATTTTACTGCCGTTGTTATTTCTATAAAAGCTTCTAATACAGTAGTAATGGTAAGAACCGTACGACTTCTGGTGGCAACGATGGAAAAGGAAGGAATGAATTTCCCTCTTCATCTTGGCGTTACCGAAGCAGGAGACGGAGAAGACGGACGGATAAAATCGGCTTTGGGCATTGGCGCTCTTTTGTCCGATGGCATTGGTGATACTATACGTGTATCATTAAGCGAAGATCCCGAGTGCGAAATACCTGTAGCCAGAAAACTGGTAGACTATGTAGCAAACAGGGCCGATCATCTCTATATTCCCGGTGTGGAAGCTGAAGGGTTTAATTATCTGTCGCCAGTTCGTAGAAAGACATTCGCCGTGAAGAATATCGGAGGAGAGAATCTACCGGTGGTTATTGCCGACCGGATGAATGGTAAAACAGATTATGATCCACAGTTCACCCCCGATTATATCTATGCCGGACGTGAACTTCCTCAGCACCTCTTGCCGGGTGTTGGCTATATTCTGGATGGAGATGTGTGGGATAGGAGAGAGAATACTTATCCGGCGTTCAACTTCAACAGCATTGAAGAACTAAAGAAGTCGGATTCATCACTGAATTTCCTTTTCCTTCCTTATATGGCTCTGACCGAAGAGTTAGCAGAAGACCTGAAAACGATGGATAACGTTGTTATCATCTCACAAAGCAATCACCAGAACCGATTAGGAGAGCATCGTTCATTGGTACATCAACTTATGTCGGCAGGATGTGAGAATCCGGTGGTTTTCTTCCAGTATTATACCGAGAATGAAGCAGAAGACTTACAGATAAAATCAGCCGCAGACATGGGCGCACTTATTTTTGATGGCTTCTGTGACGGACTTTTTATCTTTAACCAAGGCAGCATCAGTCATACCATAGTAGATGCTACTTCATTTGGAATCTTACAAGCGGGACGTATTCGTACCAGTAAAACAGAGTATATCTCCTGCCCGGGCTGCGGCAGAACACTTTTCGATCTGCAATCAACCATTGCCCGTGTAAAAGCCGCCACTAATCACCTGACCGGTTTAAAGATTGGAGTCATGGGCTGCATTGTCAATGGTCCCGGTGAAATGGCTGATGCCGACTATGGTTATGTAGGTGCAGGCCGTGGCAAGGTGAGTCTTTATAAGAAGAAAGAATGCATTGAGAAAAATATCCCAGAAGAAGAAGCTGTAGAAAAGTTGATAGAACTTATCAAGGCTAACGGGGATTATATGGAGAAAGAGTAA
- a CDS encoding FKBP-type peptidyl-prolyl cis-trans isomerase has product MDKFSYAIGLGIGQNLLSMGAQEINVDDFANAIKSVLNGEEPAISHAEAREIVNKYFAELEAKMNDANIEKGVTFLEENKKKENVVTLPSGLQYEVLTEGNGKLANATDQVKCHYEGTLIDGTLFDSSVKRGEPAIFGVNQVIPGWVEALQLMPEGSKWRLYIPSDLAYGARGAGEMIPPHSTLIFDVELIQVL; this is encoded by the coding sequence ATGGATAAATTTAGTTATGCTATCGGCTTAGGTATAGGCCAAAACCTTTTGAGCATGGGTGCTCAGGAAATCAATGTTGACGACTTCGCTAATGCAATCAAATCAGTTCTGAATGGAGAAGAGCCGGCAATAAGCCATGCTGAAGCACGTGAAATTGTGAATAAGTATTTTGCAGAACTTGAAGCAAAGATGAATGACGCAAATATAGAAAAAGGAGTAACATTTCTGGAAGAAAATAAAAAGAAGGAAAATGTAGTTACATTACCTAGCGGACTGCAATATGAAGTTTTGACTGAAGGAAACGGAAAGCTTGCAAATGCAACCGATCAGGTAAAATGCCACTACGAAGGTACTTTGATTGACGGAACCTTGTTTGACAGCTCTGTAAAAAGAGGTGAACCTGCCATTTTCGGAGTTAACCAGGTTATCCCAGGATGGGTAGAAGCACTTCAGTTAATGCCAGAAGGTTCTAAATGGAGACTTTACATTCCTTCCGATTTAGCTTACGGAGCACGTGGTGCCGGAGAAATGATCCCTCCTCACAGCACATTAATCTTTGATGTAGAATTAATTCAAGTTTTATAA
- the buk gene encoding butyrate kinase, producing MRILAINPGSTTTKIAVYENENRQFVKTFYHSSEDLSSYPTILSQYGYRKDLIVDELKKENLFSGFAAVVGRGGLLKPISSGVYEVNEPMKNDLRNAQMQHACNLGGLLAEEISLLIPGCKAYIADPVVVDELEDVARISGSPLLSRLSVFHALNHKAIARKYARSVQKSYEELNLVVAHLGGGISVAAHKHGKVIDVNNALDGSGSFSPERAGTLPARQLVELCFSGKYTENEIIKMIRGKGGLMAHLGTTDVQMVVKTIEAGDKKAELILDAMIYNIAKEIGAMCAALRGKVDAIVLTGGIAYNTYCVNKLNEQINFLAPISIFPGEDEMEALALNALGALKGELTCTEYI from the coding sequence ATGAGAATTTTAGCAATTAACCCGGGTTCCACTACTACAAAGATAGCAGTGTATGAGAATGAAAATCGCCAGTTTGTGAAAACATTCTACCACTCTTCAGAAGATCTTTCATCTTACCCAACAATTCTTTCTCAGTACGGTTATCGTAAAGATCTGATTGTTGATGAACTCAAAAAGGAGAACCTGTTTTCCGGATTTGCAGCGGTAGTAGGTCGTGGTGGATTGCTGAAACCAATCTCAAGCGGAGTGTATGAGGTTAATGAGCCGATGAAGAATGATCTTCGGAATGCACAGATGCAACATGCCTGCAATCTTGGTGGGTTACTTGCCGAAGAGATTTCTTTGCTTATTCCCGGATGTAAAGCTTATATTGCAGATCCTGTAGTGGTCGACGAATTGGAAGATGTAGCCAGGATATCTGGTTCTCCTCTGCTTTCTCGCTTGTCTGTCTTCCATGCGCTTAATCATAAAGCCATTGCCCGTAAGTATGCAAGAAGTGTTCAGAAGAGTTATGAAGAATTGAACCTCGTGGTTGCCCATTTAGGTGGAGGAATCTCTGTTGCAGCTCATAAACACGGCAAGGTTATTGATGTAAACAATGCACTTGATGGCAGTGGCTCTTTTTCTCCGGAGCGTGCCGGAACGCTACCTGCACGACAATTAGTGGAGCTTTGCTTTAGCGGGAAATATACCGAAAATGAGATCATAAAGATGATACGGGGAAAAGGTGGGTTAATGGCTCATCTTGGGACTACTGATGTGCAAATGGTTGTCAAAACAATTGAGGCAGGAGATAAGAAAGCTGAATTAATTCTGGACGCAATGATTTATAATATTGCCAAAGAAATTGGTGCTATGTGTGCTGCTCTACGTGGAAAGGTTGACGCAATTGTACTGACCGGGGGTATTGCCTACAATACTTATTGTGTGAATAAACTTAATGAGCAGATAAATTTCCTTGCGCCTATCAGTATCTTTCCCGGAGAAGACGAGATGGAAGCTCTGGCTTTGAATGCTTTAGGAGCATTGAAAGGTGAACTGACTTGTACGGAATATATTTAA
- the purE gene encoding 5-(carboxyamino)imidazole ribonucleotide mutase yields the protein MTPVVSIIMGSTSDLPVMDKAAAFLNDMEVPFEINALSAHRTPEAVEEFSKSAKQRGIKIIIAAAGMAAHLPGVIAASTTLPVIGVPIKSTLEGMDALLAIVQMPPGIPVATVGINASLNAAILAVQILSLSDKDLEVKFSAYKEGLKKKIVKANEELKEVKYQFKTN from the coding sequence ATGACTCCAGTAGTAAGTATTATTATGGGCAGTACCTCGGATCTGCCGGTTATGGACAAAGCAGCTGCATTTCTTAATGATATGGAAGTTCCTTTTGAAATAAACGCCTTATCCGCACACCGTACTCCCGAAGCAGTGGAAGAGTTTTCCAAGAGTGCAAAACAGCGTGGTATAAAGATTATTATTGCAGCAGCAGGTATGGCTGCTCATCTTCCGGGTGTAATTGCAGCATCTACAACTTTGCCTGTGATAGGTGTTCCCATAAAGTCTACTTTGGAGGGAATGGATGCTTTGCTGGCTATCGTTCAAATGCCTCCGGGAATACCAGTGGCAACTGTTGGAATCAATGCTTCTCTTAACGCCGCAATTCTTGCTGTTCAGATTCTCTCACTCTCAGATAAAGACCTGGAAGTGAAGTTCTCGGCATATAAAGAAGGCTTAAAGAAGAAGATTGTAAAGGCCAACGAAGAACTGAAAGAGGTAAAGTACCAGTTTAAAACTAATTAA
- the gcvH gene encoding glycine cleavage system protein GcvH gives MNFPENLKYTSEHEWVRLEGEFAYVGITDYAQEQLGDIVFVDVPVVGEPLALGEVFGTIEVVKTISDLFLPVSGEILEINASLEENPELVNSDPYGEGWIVKVKPSDLSELDTLLDATAYRKLINE, from the coding sequence ATGAACTTTCCTGAAAATTTAAAGTACACTAGCGAACACGAATGGGTTCGTTTAGAAGGAGAATTTGCCTACGTAGGTATAACAGATTACGCACAAGAGCAATTGGGCGACATTGTATTTGTTGATGTACCTGTTGTGGGTGAACCCCTGGCATTGGGAGAAGTTTTTGGAACAATAGAGGTAGTGAAAACTATTTCTGATCTGTTCCTTCCTGTCTCTGGTGAGATCCTTGAGATCAATGCTTCTTTAGAAGAGAATCCGGAGTTGGTAAACTCTGATCCGTATGGTGAAGGGTGGATCGTGAAAGTAAAACCGTCTGATCTTTCAGAATTAGACACTTTACTTGATGCGACAGCATATCGTAAACTAATTAATGAATAA
- a CDS encoding Lrp/AsnC ligand binding domain-containing protein, translating into MEKIDNLDRQILEIISQNARIPFKDVAAECGVSRAAIHQRVQRLIDLGVIVGSGYHVNAKSLGYRTCTYVGIKLEKGSMYKNVVAQLEKIPEVVECHFTTGPYTMLTKVYACDNEHLMELLNSKMQEIPGVTATETLISLEQSIKKEIPIRLDKNLTND; encoded by the coding sequence ATGGAGAAGATAGACAATCTTGACAGACAGATTCTTGAGATAATCTCACAGAATGCCCGTATTCCTTTTAAAGACGTTGCTGCAGAGTGCGGTGTTTCCAGGGCAGCGATTCATCAACGTGTGCAACGATTGATAGATCTGGGTGTAATTGTTGGCTCAGGCTATCATGTAAATGCTAAAAGCTTAGGCTACAGAACTTGTACTTATGTAGGAATTAAGTTAGAAAAGGGCTCTATGTACAAGAATGTAGTGGCTCAATTAGAAAAAATACCGGAAGTTGTAGAATGTCATTTCACAACAGGCCCTTACACTATGCTTACCAAAGTATATGCTTGCGATAACGAACACTTAATGGAGCTTTTAAACTCTAAAATGCAGGAGATTCCTGGCGTTACTGCTACCGAAACATTGATTTCTCTGGAACAAAGCATTAAAAAAGAAATTCCAATCAGATTAGATAAGAATCTGACTAATGACTGA
- a CDS encoding FKBP-type peptidyl-prolyl cis-trans isomerase: MKKVSIFMAIAAAATLASCTGKSPKANLKTDIDSLSYSIGMSQTQGLKDYLVQRVQMDTTYMDEFVKGLNEGVKKTSKKEEAYFAGLQIGQQIKSQMIKGVNKELFGADSTKTISVDNFMAGFIAGTLNKGQKMTMKQAQEYTQKNMEAIKGKSMEKAYGANKKAGETFLAANKSKAGVVTLPSGLQYKIVKAGNGAIPSDTSKVKVNYKGTLIDGTEFDSSYTRKEPATFVANQVIKGWTEALKLMPVGSKWTIYVPQELAYGSREAGKIKPFSALVFEVELLEIVK; encoded by the coding sequence ATGAAAAAAGTTAGTATTTTTATGGCTATTGCTGCAGCAGCAACACTTGCTTCATGTACAGGAAAAAGCCCAAAAGCAAACCTTAAGACAGACATCGACTCTTTATCTTATTCTATTGGTATGAGCCAAACTCAAGGTTTGAAAGATTATTTAGTTCAAAGAGTACAGATGGACACTACCTATATGGACGAGTTTGTCAAAGGTTTGAACGAAGGCGTAAAGAAAACAAGCAAGAAAGAAGAAGCTTATTTTGCAGGTCTTCAGATCGGCCAACAGATCAAGAGCCAAATGATCAAGGGTGTTAACAAAGAATTGTTTGGTGCAGATTCAACCAAAACAATCAGTGTTGATAACTTCATGGCTGGTTTCATTGCTGGTACTTTGAACAAAGGTCAGAAGATGACAATGAAGCAGGCACAAGAATATACTCAAAAGAATATGGAAGCTATCAAGGGCAAATCAATGGAGAAAGCTTACGGAGCAAACAAAAAAGCTGGAGAAACTTTCCTTGCTGCTAACAAATCCAAAGCCGGAGTTGTTACTTTGCCTAGCGGACTTCAATACAAAATTGTAAAAGCTGGTAACGGTGCTATCCCTTCTGATACTTCTAAAGTAAAAGTAAACTATAAAGGAACTTTGATTGATGGTACTGAATTTGATAGCTCTTACACACGTAAAGAACCTGCTACATTTGTTGCTAACCAAGTAATCAAAGGATGGACAGAAGCATTGAAATTGATGCCTGTTGGTTCAAAATGGACTATCTATGTTCCTCAGGAATTAGCTTATGGTTCAAGAGAAGCTGGTAAAATTAAACCTTTCTCTGCATTGGTATTCGAAGTTGAATTACTTGAGATCGTAAAGTAA
- a CDS encoding NAD-dependent deacylase, producing MKKLVVLSGAGMSAESGVSTFRGAGGLWDKYPVEQVATPEGYAADPGLVINFYNERRRQLLKVEPNRGHELIAELEKEFDVTVVTQNIDNLHERAGSSKIIHLHGELTKVCSSFSPYDPRYIRELDPEEYEIKLGNLAPDGSQYRPYIVWFGEAVPKIEEAIRSVEQADIFLIIGTSMNVYPAAGLLNYVSSRTPVYLIDPNEVSVNSNGHKIHVIRKVASEGMEELTTLLTAK from the coding sequence ATGAAAAAATTGGTCGTTTTGTCGGGAGCAGGTATGAGTGCCGAGAGTGGTGTAAGTACATTCAGAGGGGCTGGCGGTTTATGGGATAAATATCCTGTTGAACAAGTTGCAACACCCGAAGGGTATGCAGCAGATCCTGGATTGGTTATAAATTTTTATAATGAACGCCGCAGGCAATTGCTTAAGGTTGAGCCTAACAGAGGACATGAGCTTATTGCGGAGCTGGAAAAAGAGTTTGATGTGACAGTTGTTACCCAAAATATTGATAATCTTCACGAAAGGGCAGGAAGCTCAAAGATAATCCACCTTCATGGTGAGTTAACTAAAGTTTGTTCTTCATTTTCTCCTTATGACCCAAGGTATATAAGAGAATTAGATCCTGAAGAATACGAGATAAAGTTAGGAAATCTGGCTCCTGATGGTTCACAATACCGCCCTTATATTGTTTGGTTTGGTGAAGCTGTTCCAAAAATAGAAGAAGCAATCCGATCTGTTGAACAGGCCGATATCTTTCTTATTATAGGTACCTCTATGAATGTATATCCTGCAGCGGGATTACTCAACTATGTATCTTCCCGTACACCAGTCTATCTAATTGATCCGAATGAGGTCAGTGTGAACAGTAATGGGCATAAAATTCATGTAATCCGTAAAGTGGCATCGGAAGGAATGGAAGAACTTACAACGCTTTTGACAGCGAAATAA